The Sphingobium sp. RAC03 genome contains the following window.
AATGCGATCGACCTTCCCGCTTCCACGTCGAGGCTAGCTAACCGGGATGCGCCCCACCCCAGCAACGGAGCGACAATCGCAAAGACGATATAAAGCGGCACCACTCGCAAAGCAGCGCCAAATGCCTGTCCGAGTTGCGGGACGACAGCAGCGATGACGATGAGCAGGACCAGCGCCGTCGCCGGCACCGGAAGTAGGCCGAGCAAGGATGAGACACGTTCACCCGCCGCCGATCGGCGCGCCCACAACTGGACAATGACGGCTAGCGCCAGCGGGATGACAATCAGCCAGAGAAAGGCGTGCAGGAAGGGGCCAGCCTGTACGAGCTGCGACGCCTCGGCGCCGAGGAAAAGCCGAAGATAGACCGGCAACAGCAGCATTTGCGCGATAAGCAGGGCAGGCGTCGACGCGAGCAGCAATTTGGCATCCGCGCGACCGAGGTGCGCGAAAGTGACCACATAGTCGATGCATGGGCATAGCAGGACTAGCAGCACACCCAACCGGATCATTGAATCATTCGGTGCGAACTGGATCAGGATCGCGACCAGCAGCGGGACGATAACAAAGTTCGTTATCAGCAAAGCGGCTAGGAACCGAGCCTGACGAAAAGCGCGCCGCAGCTCTGCCAGCGGTACTTGCAGGAAGGTGACGAACAGCATCAGCGCTAGCGCTGGGTTGATCGCCGCCTCCCATGACGCTGTGCCTGACATTATCAGAGCGATCACTGCACCGATAACAACCGCAGCAAAATAGATTGCGACCTGGCCCGCTTCGAGGCGATCGCGCATGGCGGTGATTGTCATGCCGCTACCTCCCCGAGCTTATTGGTTCGCTGATTCCAAAAGAAGCCCAGGACCAGCAGCGCGGTCATGACGAGCTGCGCAATGATCGTCTCGCGCGTGGGATAGATCCCCAGCAGTTCCACACGGGGGAAACCGGGCCAAGGGGTAACCGAAAGATAGCCCGCCTCTTGCAGCGCGGCGCTGCCCTTGCCGATCAGCACGACCGCCAGCACGGCGATCAGCGCTGAGCTGTAGGCAAAGAACTTCCCGATCGGCAGCGTGCGGCTGTAGCGCATCATCACAAAGGCGATCACGGCCAACAGTAGGATCGCCGTGAATGCACCCGCGATTACCGCGCCCCCATTCCCCTGGCCCCAGATCGCAGCGTAGAACAGGATCGTCTCGAACACTTCGCGATAGACGACGAGGAAGGCGAGCAGGAACAGGAACCATGCCGATCGACGGTTGAGGGCACGGCTGAGCTTTTCTCGGATATAGCGTTGCCACGCATCGGCGTTGCTCTTGCCATGCATCCAGATACCGACCCACAGCAGCACAAGCGCGGCGAACACCCCGCCAAACCCTTCGGTCAGCTCGCGGCTAGCCCCGCTGATCTCAATGATCCATGTAGCCGCCGCCCAGGTCGCGGCACCAGCCACCAGCGCCGCAACCCAGCCACCATGAACATAGGGCAGCATGTCGCGCCGATCGGCTTTGGACAAAAAGGCGATCATGGCGACGACGATCAGAAGGGCTTCAAGCCCTTCGCGCGCGAGAATGGTAAAGGCGGCCAGGAAACTGGACGTGGCCGACGCCTCGCTTGGCGCGAGCGCGGTTTCGGCATCTGCAAACAGGCCATCGAGCGTTGCGACGCGAGCTTTGACCGCCTGCACCGGCTCGCCCTTGGCGATCGCTGCACGCAAATCGCCCATTGCGCCCTCGATGCGGATCATCAGCGCGTTGTCCCGCGCCGACAGCACTGCCTCCACAGGCTCAAAGCCGTCGAGATAGGCAGACAACGCCAGATCGGTCGCGGCCTTGCTGTCTCCGCGCCCGTAGGCCGCCAGTGCCTCGTCTAGCCGGTTGCGGGCGAGCGCAAGGGTGCCCGTCGCTGCCGTGACGGTGGCCTCCGGATGATGCC
Protein-coding sequences here:
- a CDS encoding arsenic resistance protein, with amino-acid sequence MTITAMRDRLEAGQVAIYFAAVVIGAVIALIMSGTASWEAAINPALALMLFVTFLQVPLAELRRAFRQARFLAALLITNFVIVPLLVAILIQFAPNDSMIRLGVLLVLLCPCIDYVVTFAHLGRADAKLLLASTPALLIAQMLLLPVYLRLFLGAEASQLVQAGPFLHAFLWLIVIPLALAVIVQLWARRSAAGERVSSLLGLLPVPATALVLLIVIAAVVPQLGQAFGAALRVVPLYIVFAIVAPLLGWGASRLASLDVEAGRSIAFSAATRNSLVVLPLALAVPGAVPLLPAIIVAQTLVELIAEMVFIRAIPKLGLAQG
- a CDS encoding cytochrome c/FTR1 family iron permease, with the translated sequence MAVVLGIVLLAAPATAQTAPAQTIWRLLDYIAVDYPEAVADGKIASASEYAEMQEFSATASKLIGELPASSARGGLQGQATNLQRIITAKAPPQAVATAARGLAADLIKTYPVPLAPTSAPDVARGKILYAQHCASCHGVSGQGDGPQARGLNPPPIAFADRERARERSIFALYQVIEQGLDGTSMVSFAELPAQDRWALAFYAGSFAYPESGAANGKALWDADADLRKRLDLGKLVGTTPAAFAAEVGDDKAQQLMAYLRHHPEATVTAATGTLALARNRLDEALAAYGRGDSKAATDLALSAYLDGFEPVEAVLSARDNALMIRIEGAMGDLRAAIAKGEPVQAVKARVATLDGLFADAETALAPSEASATSSFLAAFTILAREGLEALLIVVAMIAFLSKADRRDMLPYVHGGWVAALVAGAATWAAATWIIEISGASRELTEGFGGVFAALVLLWVGIWMHGKSNADAWQRYIREKLSRALNRRSAWFLFLLAFLVVYREVFETILFYAAIWGQGNGGAVIAGAFTAILLLAVIAFVMMRYSRTLPIGKFFAYSSALIAVLAVVLIGKGSAALQEAGYLSVTPWPGFPRVELLGIYPTRETIIAQLVMTALLVLGFFWNQRTNKLGEVAA